TCTCGCGCATCAGCTTGCCGGCCTCCACCGACATGAAGAAGTAGCCGCGAATGTTCACGTCGACGGTTTTCTGGAACGCCCCCAGGTCGGTGTCCAGGACGTTGCAGAATTGCGGGTTGGTGGCGGCATTGTTGACCAGGATGTCCAGGCGCCCGAACTGCTCGCGGATGCCCGCGAACACCTGGCTGATCTGCTCCATTTCACCGATGTGGCAGGCAATGGCGGTGGCCTTGCCGCCAGCGGCGATGATGGCGTCGGCCACATGCTGGCAACCATCGAGCTTGCGGCTGGAAACGATCACATGGGCGCCTTGCTGGGCCAGCAGTTTGGCGATGGCCTCGCCGATGCCGCGGCTGGCGCCGGAAACGAAAGCGATTTTACCGTCGAGGTCGAACAACTGGGTCTTGGACATGCTGTTTCCTTGTTATAGGTGCGCTCAGAGCGTGGATTTGCTGATGACCTGCAGGCTCATTTGCTCCAGCAGTTTGTTCATCTGAACGAACTGCGCGAAGCGTTTGTCCTGGGTCTGGCCATGGTAGAAGCGGTAGTAGATCTGCTGGACGATGCCGGCCAGGCGGAACAGCCCGTAGGTGTAATAGAAGTCGAAGTTGTCGATGCGGATCCCGGCACGCTCGGCGTAGTAATCGACGAACTCGCGGCGGGTCAGCATGCCGGGCGCGTGGCTTGGCTGGCGGCGCATCAGTTGCACCGGCGCCGGGTCGCCGGCTTCGATCCAATAGGCGAGGCTGTTGCCCAGGTCCATCAACGGATCGCCGAGGGTGGTCAGCTCCCAGTCCAACACGCCGATGATCTGCATCGGGTTGTCCGGGTCGAGAATGACGTTGTCGAAGCGGTAGTCGTTGTGCACGATGCTCGAAGTCGGGTGGTCGGCCGGCATCTTGTCGTTGAGCCAGGCCTTGACCGCTTCCCACTTCGGCGCATCGGGCGTCAGGGCTTTTTCGTAGCGCTCGCTCCAGCCGCGGATCTGCCGGGCCACGTAGCCTTCGGGCTTGCCCAGGTCGGCCAGGCCGCAAGCGTTGTAGTCGACCCGGTGCAGTTCCACGAGCCGGTCGATGAAGCTCTTGCACAGCGTTTCGGTGCGGGCGGCGTCGAAACCCAGCTCCGGTGGCAACTCGGAGCGCAGGATGATGCCCTTGACCCGTTCCATCACATAGAACTCGGCACCCATCACCGACTCGTCGGTGCAGTGCACGTAGGCTTTGGGGCAGTAGGGGAAACCTTCGCGCAATTGATTGAGGATGCGGAACTCACGGCCCATGTCGTGGGCGGACTTGGCCTTGTGGCCGAACGGCGGACGGCGCAGGACGAATTCCTGTCCGGGGTATTCCAGCAGGTACGTCAGGTTCGACGCGCCACCGGGAAACTGGCTGATCTGCGGCACGCCGGTCAGGCCGGGAATGTGGGCCTTGAGGTACGGGTCGATCAAGTTGGCATCGAGTTCTTCACCGTCGCGCACGCGGGTGGACTGATCAGTAAACGCCATGCTTATCCCTTCTGCTTATTTTGGAGGCCATCGATCATTGGCTAATCTAATGGCGCGCGGGAGGCGTCACAAGCACGCCAGGGTCTTATAGGTTAGCGTGTTGCAGGATAATCATCGGGCCTGATGCACGCGCACGAGCAGATTGGCCGCGGACCGGCTAAGGTTTCGGGATCTTCAGGGAGGAGCCGCGATGGGATGCCCGCAGGTCTGCAGCACCGCCACCTTGCAATGCAGCTTCGGCGCCGCGCCGGCGGTGCTCAACGTATTGCCGGTCAACCGAATGCTGACCGGCGGGATGCCGGCAGCGAACATCATGGATCACATTCCGTTGGTGAATGTCACCACGTTCGGGATGTGCACGAGCCTGGCAAACCCGACCGTCGCTGCCGCCACGGCAGCCGCCCTGGGCGTACTCACCCCCATGCCGTGCATTCCCGCCACCGCCACCCCCTGGATCCCCGGCGGCGCGCCAACCCTGTTGCTGGGCAACATGCCGGCCATCGACGCCAACAGCACCTTGATGTGCACCTGGGCCGGGGTGATCAAGATCGTGGTGCCGGGGCAGGTGCAGATGTTGATTCCCTGAGCAGCACCAAGCTCTCTGTGGGAGCGAGGTGATTGCAGAATAGGTGGGTTACCACAATCCCTTGTGGGAGATGATTGTGGAGTAGGTGGCTCAACAATCCCCTGTGGGAGCGAGCTTGCTCGCGATGGCGGTGGGTCAGTTGGCGGCAATGTTGACTATGAAACCGTCATCGCGAGCAAGCTCGCTCCCACAGTATTTCGAGGCGGCTGCAGGAACCGGTCCCCCGTTCAAGCCTGTGCTGGATCATTCCAGCGCCTGAACCACCAGCGCACCCGGGAGATCGGTTTACCTTCTGCATCCAGCGGCCGGCCGTCTTCGGCGTAGGCGTGGGCCGGTTCCACCAGTTGGCCATTGAGGTAGCGCGCCTCGACGGCGGGGTTGCCGTTGGCATGCAGGCGGCGGTAGCGACCGTCGCGCACGCCGTCGCGATAGAACTCGGCTTCGGCCAATTGTCCGTCGGGAAAGTAGTTGTTCGCCTCACCGTGCAGCAAGCCATTGCGATACGTGGCCTGGCGCTGCAACCCACCTTCGGCTGCATAGAAGCTCGCCACGCCCTGCAACTTGCCTTTGACGAACGGCATCACTGCCGAGACCCTTCCATTGGGGTGATACAAGGTGCTGGTGCCTTGCAGTTCACCCTGGCTGTAGTTGAGTTTTGCTTGCGGGCGCTGGGCCTCTTCAATCTGCAGTGGGCCGTCGAGCCGGCCATCGACCAGTTGCCCGCTCAGTTGGCTGTCGCCACGTTCCAGGTCGAGCTTTTTCGAGGTCATCGGCGTGCTCCCATCAGTTGACCTTCACCAGGCCGCCCTTGATGGTCAGCATGCCGCCGCCGTCCACGGTCTGTTCGGCGGCGGCCTTGTTCACCAGGCTGATGCCAGCGTCGTTGGTCAGTGTGGTGCCGGCCTTGTTCTCCAACGACGTCCCGGCCTGGTTGCTCAGGGCCGTGCCGGCCTTCTGGCTGATGGACGTGCTGGCCTGGGCGGCCAGGTCGGCGCCGCTCTTGATCGCGAAACTGCCGCCGCTTTGCAGGGTCAGGGTGCCGCTGACCTTGATGGTCAGGTTGCCGTCCACGGTCAGGTTGTAGTTGCCAGTGACCTTGTGCTCGTAATTGCCGCCGGTGCTGTGGGTCTGGTCCGATCCCACGGTGACGGTGCGGGTGTCCTTCACATCGAGGCTGTCGCTGCCGGTCTGGATGGTCACGCTGCGCTTGCCTTTCTCCAGGGTCACGGTTTCGTCGCCGTCCTTCACCGTGCGGGTGCGGGCGTTCTGCACCGTGAGCGTTTCGTCGTGGCCGACGGTGGCGGTGGTGTCGTTGAGCACGTTGATGTTGAAGTCTTTCTGGGCCTGGAGAAACACCTCTTCGGCGTCCTTCTTGTCTTCGAAGCGCAGTTCATTGAAACCACCACCGCCCTTGGATGAATTGGTCTTGATCCCGGACTGGGTCTGGTTCGCCGGCAGCGCGTAGGGCAGGGCATTGTCACCGTTGTAGACGCAGCCGGTGACCAAGGGACGGTCCGGGTCGCCATCAATGAACGTGACGATGACTTCCTGGCCGATGCGCGGCACGAACTGCATGCCAAAGCCTTTACCGCTCCAGGGCAAGACCACGCGGACCCAGCAGGACGAAGTCTCGTCGTTCTTGCCGGTGCGGTCCCAGGGGAACTGCAACTTGATCCGCCCGTATTCGTCGGTCCAGATCTCTTCGCCGGCCTTGCCCACCACCAGCGCCGTCTGGGTGTGCATGCGCGGTTTTGGCGTGGTGCGCGCCGGTCGATAAGGGGTGGCCTTGGGGATCGCTTCGAAGCGGTTGCGGTAGCTGTCATGGCTGGCTTCATGGCTGACCGAGGTCACCACCCAATCGATATTCAACGTCGCGTCTTCATGGCCGGCGAGGGTGAACCAGTACCCCGGCACCAGCCAGCGGCAGTCGCTTTCGCCGACAAAACGCTTCTCCTGGCTGCGCAGGCCATCCACCCGTTGTTTGGTCAAGGCATCGCCTTGACCCTTGACGGTATACCCACCCGGATGTTCGTACATCGAACTCGGCCCGGCCACGGCTTCGGCCTGGCTGTAGAGCGAGGTTGTCGGGGTGGTGAACTCATAGTCGGTCGCCTGGTAAACCCCGGCCACGGCTTGCAGGCACACTTGCCCTGAACGGATGCCGTGCAGCTCTCGCTCACCCAGTTTCTGCCCGAGATAATTCACCGTCGGCCCATTGGGAATGGGCACGAAGGCGTCGTTGCTGTCGGCCAGTACCAGCGTGTGCTTACCGTCTTCATGGCTGAAGAACCAGAACATCCCGTCTTCTTCCAGCAGTCGCGAGACGAAGGCCAGGTCGGTTTCGCCGTATTGCACGCAGTACTCGCGGGGGGTGTAGCTGCCGGTGAGCTTGAGCTGGAAGTCGGTGAAACCGTGGGCCTTGAAAATCGTGGTGACGATGTCCGAGGTGGCGAGGTTCTGGAACACGCGGTTGTTGCTAGCCAGGCTCAGCCACCAGAGCCAGGGCCGGAGCAAAAGCTGATAGCGTTCGGCGGTGGCGTCGGCGGGCAGTTGGCGGATCTCGGCCACCAGCCCATCCAGCGGGCGCAGCAAGGCGTCCTTGTGCAGGGTGGTGGTCACGTGGCTGGCGACGGCCGTGGTGAGGTCCAGCGAGGCGCCGTCGTTGATGCCGTTGAGCATGTGCGAGCCCAGGGCGTTGAGGCGCTCTTCGCCGGACAATGACTCAGGAAACAACGCCGACAGCGTGGCGGCGGTGAGGGAAAGGGTGGTGTTGCTGTCAGTGGAGCGGGGCATCAGCGAGTGCCAAGCCGGATCTCAGGCCGACTGTTATAGGTGATGTCGCCGTTAAACATCCGAACCAACAGTTGACCATCGACACTGTTGAGTCTGGCACCCAATACCGTCAGATCGATATCACTGAGATGAGTTGCGTTGTCCCCCCAATTCTCCAGATGGGTTTGGTAAGTTGAAAGCTTGAACCCCGTTAATGCATGTTCGAAATGTCGCACTCGTCCATTAAGCAGCTCGATAGATAATTTCCAGTTCGGGTCATGATCATAGATCTGGCCACCGCCTGTATCGTTCTGGAAACCGTCGTCTATCAAAATGATCGATAGCGGCAACCCGTCGGCATGGCAATGTTTGACAAGGTCGGCCGGACATTGCTGGTTACTGGCTTCGGGGGCGCCTTTATCTCCATTGATATGGCTTCCGGTGCTGATAAAGACAAGATGCCCAGGTTTCGGAGAGTTGATCTGTTGGCGCAAGCGAATGCTCAGAAGCAACATGACTTCCGGATCGAGGATTGGCACGAAGGGTAGGGATACCACAAGCGTGTAGCTGCTCTCATTTGGCAGCAGCGTTTCCGAAGCGACTTTACCCTTGCCATTGGCCAGGAAGACATTTGCGTGTGCGGGAATTGGGTGTGCACCCAATAACGGGTTGATCTCCTGAACGATGAGAGGTATGGCAGCTGCGCAAGTTGTATGATCGGCCAAGTCGATAACTTTCGACTTTATAGTTTTGAATGAAATAAATATTTGCATGGTCATTTACCCTTCATTCCAACACCCACTCCGCCAACTTCCCCGTCACCTGCGTCATCAACACATTCTCGACGTCTCGCGCCCCCGCCGCGCTGCATTTGGCCAACACAGCCTTGACGATCCCCGCGTCGAATTCGAATTGCTTGCCGGTCGCGGCCTTGTAGCGCCCGCGCAGTTTCTCCAGCTTCGCCAGCACGATCCCTTCCAGCGTCGCCTCATCCAACGGCCGATACGCCACCACCGTCATGCGCGCCAAAAACGCCGGGCGAAACGCTTGCAGCAGCACTTTGTGCAAGGCTTCGTTGAAGGTGTCGCTGCCCAATTGCGCGGCCGGTGTGTCCAGCAACAGTTCAGCGCCGACGTTGCTGGTGGCGAGCATCACGGTGTTCTTGAAGTCCACCACCAGGCCGGTGCCGTCTTCCATCAGGCCTTTGTCGAAAACGTTGTAGAAGGCTTCGAGCACATCCGGGTGGGCCTTTTCGATTTCATCCAGCAGCACCACCGAATAGGGTTTGCGCCGCACCGCTTCGGTGAGCACGCCGCCGCTGCCGTAGCCGACATAGCCGGGCGGGGCGCCTTTGAGTTGGCTGACGGTGTGGGCTTCCTGGTACTCCGAAAGGTTGATGCTGATCAGGTTGCGTTCGCCGCCGTACAAGGCGTCGGCCAGGGCGTAGGCGGTTTCGGTCTTGCCCACGCCGGTGGGGCCCACCAGCAGGAACACACCGACCGGTTTCTGTGGGTCGGTAAGGCCGGCGCGATAGGCTTGCAGGCGTTGGGCGATGGTGTTCAGCGCGGTGCTCTGGCCCATGACTCGCTGGCCCATGCGCTGGCCGAGGGTGCGCACGGCGTGGGCTTCGTCGGCGAGCATCTTGCCCACCGGAATGCCAGTCCAGCCGGCAATCACGGCGGCGACGGTCTTGCTGTCCACCTGTTCGGGCACCAGCGGATCGTCCTGGCGAATGGCATCCAGGCCGGCTTCCAGGCGCAGCAGTTCGGCGGCCAGGTGGTCGATGCGGTTATCGATCTCGGTGTCGGCTTTTTCACTGTCGGCGCGTTCGCTCAGGGCGAGCAGTTCGCGCCGGGTGTCGAGCAGTTCGCGCACGGCTTCGCGCTCTTCGCCCCAGCGGGTTTCCAGCTCGCGGATGGCTTGCACGTTGCCGGTCGATTCGCTCTCCAGCAGGGTGATGCGTTCGCGATGATCGAGCCCGGTGGCCTGTTCCCGGCGCAGGCGTTCGACTTCGTCCTTGAGACTGTTCTGCCGATGGCGCAGGCTTTCCAGCGGTGGCGGCACGTCGTGCTGGCCGAGGGCGACCCGGGCACAGGCGGTGTCGAGCACGCTGATGGCTTTGTCCGGCAACTGTCGCCCGGAGATGTAGCGGTGGGACAGCTTCACCGCTTCGTGGATGGCCGCGTCCAGCACCTGCACGCCGTGGTGCTGTTCCAATTTGCTCGCCACGCCCCGGAGCATTTCCACAGCGGTAAGTTCGTCCGGCTCTTCGACCTGCACCAGTTGGAAGCGGCGGGCCAGGGCCGGGTCTTTCTCGAAATATTTTTTGTATTCCAGCCACGTGGTCGCAGCCAGGGTGCGCAGTTCGCCCCGGGCCAGGGCCGGCTTGAGCAGGTTGGCCGCGTCGCTGCCGCCTTCCGCACCGCCGGCGCCGATCAGCGTATGAGCTTCGTCGATGAACAGGATGATCGGCTTTTCGGCACTGCGTACCGCGTCGATCACGCCCTTGAGGCGCTGTTCGAATTCGCCTTTGACTCCGGCGCCGGCCTGCAACAGGCCCAGGTCGAGGACGCGCAGGGTGACTTCCTGCAACGACGGTGGCACATCCCCGGCGGCGATGCGCAGGGCCAGGCCTTCCACCACCGCAGTCTTGCCGACGCCGGGCGCGCCCACCAGGATCGGGTTGTTCTGCCGGCGCCGGAGCAGAATGTCGATGCACTGGCGGATCTCGCCGTCGCGGCCGACGATGGGGTCGATGCGACCGTTTCGGGCGTCGGCGGTCAAGTCCTGGGTGTACTGGTCCAGCACCGGGTCCTGTTTCTGCGGCGCCTCGCCGGGTTTAGCCGGGCGCACGCCACCGACATGTTCACGGGAGCTTTCGGTCCACTCCAATAGGTGGGCGCGCAGGGCGTCGCGGGGAATGCGCAGCAACGACGAGGCGCTGTTGAGCAGCAGGCTGCGGCGCTCATCACGATCCAGCAGCGCCAGTAGCAACAGCCCGGAGCGGATGCTGTCCAGGCCCAGCACGCTGGCCTGGACCACGGCGTCTTCCAGCAGGCCGATGGTTTGTGCCGACAGGGCGGGCGTGCGGGTGCTGCCGGATTTGAACAGGTCCAAGGCCTTGTTGGTTTCGGTGGCCACTGCGTCACGCTCCAGCCCGAAGCGCGGTAGCAGGCAGG
The sequence above is drawn from the Pseudomonas sp. St316 genome and encodes:
- a CDS encoding DUF4280 domain-containing protein; amino-acid sequence: MGCPQVCSTATLQCSFGAAPAVLNVLPVNRMLTGGMPAANIMDHIPLVNVTTFGMCTSLANPTVAAATAAALGVLTPMPCIPATATPWIPGGAPTLLLGNMPAIDANSTLMCTWAGVIKIVVPGQVQMLIP
- a CDS encoding SDR family oxidoreductase produces the protein MSKTQLFDLDGKIAFVSGASRGIGEAIAKLLAQQGAHVIVSSRKLDGCQHVADAIIAAGGKATAIACHIGEMEQISQVFAGIREQFGRLDILVNNAATNPQFCNVLDTDLGAFQKTVDVNIRGYFFMSVEAGKLMRENGGGSIINVASINGISPGIFQGIYSVTKAAVINMTKVFAKECAQFGIRCNALLPGLTDTKFASALVKNDAILKTALAQIPLKRVADPSEMAGAVLYLASDASSYTTGVALNVDGGFLS
- a CDS encoding phosphotransferase family protein, with the protein product MAFTDQSTRVRDGEELDANLIDPYLKAHIPGLTGVPQISQFPGGASNLTYLLEYPGQEFVLRRPPFGHKAKSAHDMGREFRILNQLREGFPYCPKAYVHCTDESVMGAEFYVMERVKGIILRSELPPELGFDAARTETLCKSFIDRLVELHRVDYNACGLADLGKPEGYVARQIRGWSERYEKALTPDAPKWEAVKAWLNDKMPADHPTSSIVHNDYRFDNVILDPDNPMQIIGVLDWELTTLGDPLMDLGNSLAYWIEAGDPAPVQLMRRQPSHAPGMLTRREFVDYYAERAGIRIDNFDFYYTYGLFRLAGIVQQIYYRFYHGQTQDKRFAQFVQMNKLLEQMSLQVISKSTL
- a CDS encoding toxin-antitoxin system YwqK family antitoxin, yielding MTSKKLDLERGDSQLSGQLVDGRLDGPLQIEEAQRPQAKLNYSQGELQGTSTLYHPNGRVSAVMPFVKGKLQGVASFYAAEGGLQRQATYRNGLLHGEANNYFPDGQLAEAEFYRDGVRDGRYRRLHANGNPAVEARYLNGQLVEPAHAYAEDGRPLDAEGKPISRVRWWFRRWNDPAQA
- the tssH gene encoding type VI secretion system ATPase TssH, translating into MELASLIGRLNPDNRRALERAAQRCMQRSHHYVEIEHLLLELLDIEGGDFACLLPRFGLERDAVATETNKALDLFKSGSTRTPALSAQTIGLLEDAVVQASVLGLDSIRSGLLLLALLDRDERRSLLLNSASSLLRIPRDALRAHLLEWTESSREHVGGVRPAKPGEAPQKQDPVLDQYTQDLTADARNGRIDPIVGRDGEIRQCIDILLRRRQNNPILVGAPGVGKTAVVEGLALRIAAGDVPPSLQEVTLRVLDLGLLQAGAGVKGEFEQRLKGVIDAVRSAEKPIILFIDEAHTLIGAGGAEGGSDAANLLKPALARGELRTLAATTWLEYKKYFEKDPALARRFQLVQVEEPDELTAVEMLRGVASKLEQHHGVQVLDAAIHEAVKLSHRYISGRQLPDKAISVLDTACARVALGQHDVPPPLESLRHRQNSLKDEVERLRREQATGLDHRERITLLESESTGNVQAIRELETRWGEEREAVRELLDTRRELLALSERADSEKADTEIDNRIDHLAAELLRLEAGLDAIRQDDPLVPEQVDSKTVAAVIAGWTGIPVGKMLADEAHAVRTLGQRMGQRVMGQSTALNTIAQRLQAYRAGLTDPQKPVGVFLLVGPTGVGKTETAYALADALYGGERNLISINLSEYQEAHTVSQLKGAPPGYVGYGSGGVLTEAVRRKPYSVVLLDEIEKAHPDVLEAFYNVFDKGLMEDGTGLVVDFKNTVMLATSNVGAELLLDTPAAQLGSDTFNEALHKVLLQAFRPAFLARMTVVAYRPLDEATLEGIVLAKLEKLRGRYKAATGKQFEFDAGIVKAVLAKCSAAGARDVENVLMTQVTGKLAEWVLE
- the tssI gene encoding type VI secretion system tip protein VgrG, with the translated sequence MPRSTDSNTTLSLTAATLSALFPESLSGEERLNALGSHMLNGINDGASLDLTTAVASHVTTTLHKDALLRPLDGLVAEIRQLPADATAERYQLLLRPWLWWLSLASNNRVFQNLATSDIVTTIFKAHGFTDFQLKLTGSYTPREYCVQYGETDLAFVSRLLEEDGMFWFFSHEDGKHTLVLADSNDAFVPIPNGPTVNYLGQKLGERELHGIRSGQVCLQAVAGVYQATDYEFTTPTTSLYSQAEAVAGPSSMYEHPGGYTVKGQGDALTKQRVDGLRSQEKRFVGESDCRWLVPGYWFTLAGHEDATLNIDWVVTSVSHEASHDSYRNRFEAIPKATPYRPARTTPKPRMHTQTALVVGKAGEEIWTDEYGRIKLQFPWDRTGKNDETSSCWVRVVLPWSGKGFGMQFVPRIGQEVIVTFIDGDPDRPLVTGCVYNGDNALPYALPANQTQSGIKTNSSKGGGGFNELRFEDKKDAEEVFLQAQKDFNINVLNDTTATVGHDETLTVQNARTRTVKDGDETVTLEKGKRSVTIQTGSDSLDVKDTRTVTVGSDQTHSTGGNYEHKVTGNYNLTVDGNLTIKVSGTLTLQSGGSFAIKSGADLAAQASTSISQKAGTALSNQAGTSLENKAGTTLTNDAGISLVNKAAAEQTVDGGGMLTIKGGLVKVN